The stretch of DNA GGTCTCTCAAAAATAGACGACCCTCAGGCCATTTGTTTATTAGATGGATTTCACACAATCTATTTCTCTAACGTATGTCATTAAGGGTGGGTCCTTTTGTGTGTTCCAGCCTTCTGACACCATTTGGTTTTATGTATCGCCACACTATCTTTAGCGGCTCCCTGTTGAAGACGCCAGATTTCAGCCCCAGAGGCTGAAGGTAATATCATAGTGTTGATTATGTCAAGCCCTCTACAGCTGGCAAATGTGAAGAAAGAAACAGTGTCCAGGGCAATTATGGGGGTACTGTGGGGACCATTTGCGCTGCTCCGATATGGAAGAGACACAGTAATGACCCAAGCCTTTTTTGTGTGCGTAGTTCGTAGCCTGTTAATTTAGTAATTTCCATTGGCTGTGCTCAGACAGAGGTGTTTGGGGAGGTGGGCTGTGCAGACTAGACTGTCATGAATTATTCACTCCCCCCATACTGGGCTAGACAGGTCTTCCATCTGCTCCCCATGACTGGGGGCACAGTTGCCAGTCAGACTGATTACAGACTGATTACAATCATTCTAGGGCTGTGCCAGTGGAAGTGTGGtggacactgtattaatggaAAAACATAAGTTAATGTGAAATCTACTTTTACATGTGGGGCTGTGTTTGAACTGTTCCCAGGGGTTGGGAATCCTTTTGTTTTGAATTCCTGTCTCCTGATACCCATTTATTTGTGGGCCTCTGCTTTGCAGGACCTCCTGGAGAAGTTCATGGAGGGGAACGTGCCCCTGGAGGGGTTTCTGGACTCCTTCCAAAGCTCCAGGAAGAGCTACCACATTCGCCGTGCTCAGGCCGAGAAAATCCAGGAGCTCAACCGAGCCAAACGGAATTCCAGCAAACCCAAAAAGCCAGAGGACAAGATGCGGGACGAGAAGCCGGAACCCCAGCGGACCAACGGCTTCATGGCCCAGGGCCCGCCCCGGGTCTTCCAGCTCCGCTACGGCCTCACTCCCGCCATCCTGCTTCCCCACTTCCCCCTGccatcctcctccaccacccccccATCTGCCCTGACCCACACCAGTCTACCTCCGCTGGACTCCCAGCCGGGCCAGACCCAAATCCTGAGCCCCAGTGCCCCGCTCTCTGGACATGGGCATCCTGTGAACCTACGGGTCATTGGACAGTTACCCGGAGGTTGGTCAACCAGACCGATGCGGTTACAGCAGCTCTATAGGCCCGCCCCTCACCAGCCTGAGCCTCCATACCGATAACTGAGGCATGGGCCCTAGAGGTCTCTAGACATGGAACCAAACAGTGGCTACCAGACTCATGCACGCAAAGATGGCTTTTGAAGCTTTTGTGGAATTGATCTGAAACATATGTTCGCCATCCATGACACAAAACGTAAACATACCTAAAATGGGATATAACTAGAAGCCATAAAGCACGGAATAAGTTTAGTTGAAAGCAAGGGAGTAAATGAAGGAGAAACAGGGcatgtttttcatttttatttgaaTGCTACACTTCCAGGGCATCACGGTTGTAAAGCACAGCTATGATAAGGAAATGTCACAAATGGACTAGTGTCTCCATCTTGTCATAAAGGACCCCATTGTCCATCCATCCGACTGAGAATTGCAAGGCTTCTATGAAATGGCCTGGTGTCGTTTTGCTGATGATCAATAAAGTCCAAATCATGTTTTTTATTATTAACCTAAATCGTTGTTGTTACTTGTTTTATAGTGCGATCCAAGCAATATACAGTCATATTTATGCATCTTTGGAACCATTTCCAAGCCATCTTTCTGAAATTGCAACACAAAGCTTAACCATGAACACGATATGTGGCAGTGTTTATGCAGCTTCCCTTTTCAAATGCACATTTAGTGTAGATGGTCTTCAAAAAATGGTGTTGTCACATGGATTTTTTATTATTAGAGTGGAGTGGATATGGGGAAACACAGTCATTGTTATCTTTGGCCCGGCTCCCAAATAAGGCTACATTTTCTAAAAGGTCACCAAGATTCTCAGCCGAAGTTGATTACCGTCACAAATAAACATTGAAGAGCACCAAACTCTGTGTTATTTCACAAACAGTGTTGAAGCATTCACATCGGCAAATGATTTACTATTTGAAATGACCAGCAACAAAGGCTGTTTATTTATTCGGATAAATGAGAAActgcatttacattttagtaatttagcagatgtttttatccagagtgtgtacagacatttttttgtactttttccatgggaattgaacccacaaccctggtgttgtaagcaccatgctctaccaactgagccacacaggatcaTTCAGGATGTTTTTTTCTCCTCCCAACTGAGTAGGAGAGCATGTACATTTTATCTCAGTGAGAAAGCCAACCTTCTGCAGGCTGATCTTAGACAGCACATACTGTTATGATTTAATATGAAACAATTTATTTCCTTACTACCAGTCCAGCATATACTGTAAGTGCACTTTGGGGAAAATAggataattaagcaataaggccagatgAGGGAgggtgtatggccaatataccacggctaagggctgttcttattcaCGACACAACgctgagtgcctggatacagcccttagccgtggtatattggccatataccacaccccatcGGGTCTTATTGCTTAAGGCTCCAAGGTGAGGGTGAACTTTATAGCTCAGATCTTGTGCCCTCTCATAGGAGAAGCCTGCCAGGGCAAGCCAGAGCGAAACCACCATGTCTTCACTGTGGTCACGAACAAGTCTTCCCCTATGTCCTCAATATGTTATTATGGCAATACGATTGTACGGAGCTCATAAGTGACTTAAGGGCCTAGAATTAGAGGACTTTATTTAGCCCACATTAATTGTTTACCAGGCCTTTCAGCTCATGTTGGGAGTACTGAAGTTACTCGTGTTTTAACACTTGTGACAGTGTGGATTTGAATTCTAACCCAGATAGGCCTAATGATAATAAACAGAAGCTATCACAGAAAGTCTTTGTGAAAGGGAATGGTGTACATATCAATGTGGGGTTTCCATTCTGTTTCAGGATCACAACTAAAGCTTTTAGCATTTTGTCCAGTATAGtatccttctcttccctccaagGTAACTGAATACTCATGCATCTTTCCTGAAAATGGATGGGAATGTGAATTACAGTACATCAAATTGAATGTGGTGGTTATTCACTAGCCAAAAACAATACTATTGACATGAACAGCCTACAGCTTTTCATATCAGTGGATTGTGGTGGCAAGCACTTCTACAAAATACCCAGTGTATGTCAAAATGTATCCGTGTGTATTCCATTGAAAATGAGCACTATATAACACTCAAGTCAAGTCAATTTCTCCTTTCTGCCTGTTGTGTATTTCACTACAATGTCTCAGTATGAATGCGTGTGGCGTATGAAAATATGAGTGGGGCAGGCCGCTCCGAATAAGATTATGGCGTCTCAGTAGGTAAATGTCTACTTGTATGGATGTCTGGACACTGAACTGCCAGTGACCTGATTGCGTGAGGAGAAAAAAACAGAGTCGGCGCTCTGTGTGGCAAAGCAAACTAAATGAGAGACAACAATGATTCGTTACAATACTTACATCACTTGATCTCATTATTTAAGCTTGGCctacatcattcaacatgatacaATTTTAACACAAAGTAGAAATACACACAATGCTAAGCCTACAGTATATCGTAAATTAAAGACGTTGGCCTTACTTGTATTCCCTGCAGGCGACACGCAGAAAGCCTGGCCATCTTTCGGTTGACTCATCCCCCCCATGGGTCATCTGGAGTCTCATCAGCCTCCTGTGCTCTCTCTAACAGGCCCCAGGGGCAACACAGTGGCTGGACAGAGTGGGCAAGGCTTGACAATGGGTAGTAGAACCACAGGCCTTGTCAAAAAAAGGAATGTTTCCTGCGCTCTTCAGCAACAttttatgtcaagaacagctttTGTCACTGGTGGTTTATCTGACGGAATTGCCCTCTGTCAATAGCTCATTTCTAACCTTTAGCTCTATGTCTTTGGGCAAGGAGTTTTATTTTAGAAGTACCCATGCGCTGGGcgtcctgagtggcacagcagtctaaggcatcgCAGTGCTAGGGACGTCACTACAGATCCGTGTGCAATCCCAGGATGGGTCACGACCGGGAGAATCGGCGCTCAATTGggccagcattgtccgggttaggggagggtttggccggctaaGATGTCCTTGtaccatcgtgctctagcgactccttgtggcagcagggcgcatgcacgctgacattgGTTGgcagctgtacggtgtttcctctgacacaatggTGTGGCTAGCTTCTGTGTTAaaagagcagtgtgtcaagaagcactgCGGCTTGGCGGGACGCAACATTTGCCTCTCCCAAGtctgtacaggagttgcagcgatgggacaagactgtaactaccactagaggagaaaacggggtaaaaataataacattaaaaaaaataagtaCCCATGCTCACTTTCTCCCAGTGTTTTTTGTCCCTGCCAATttcatctaaactcagcaaaaaaagaaacgtcctctcactgtcaactgcgtttattttcagcaaacataacgtgaaaatatttgtatgaacataacaggattcaacaactaagacataaactgaacaagttccacagacatgtcaatatcaaaagtaatagtcagtatctggtgtggctactgcagtgcatctcctcatggactgcaccagatttgccagttttactgttactgttacaccactcttccatcaagggtaagttccctgacatttctggggggaatggccctagccctcaccctccgagccaacaggtcccagaggtgctcaatgggattgagatccgggctcatcgctggccatggcagaacagtgAGATTccggtcttgcaggaaatcatgcacagaacgagcagtttggcattgtcatgctggagggtaatgccaagatgagcctgcaggaagggtagcacttgagggaggaggatgtcttccctgtaatgcacagcattgagattgcctgcaatgacaacaagctcaggccgacgatgctgtgacacaccgccccagacgatgacggaccctccacctccaaatcaatcccgctccagagtacaggcctcggtgtaacggtCAGTCCTTCGACGATAAAAGAGAATCTGACCAtctcccctggtgagacaaaaccgcgactcgtcagtgaagagcactttctgccagtactgtctggtccagcgactgtgggtttgtgcccataggcgacgttgttgctggtgatgtctggtgaggacctgccttacaacaggccaacaagccctcagtccagcctctctcagcatattgtggacagtctgagcactgatggagggattgtgcattcctggtgtaacttgggcagttgttgccatcctgtaccggtCCCGcagattttttacattttatttcacatttatttaaccaggtaggccagttgagtacaagttctcatttacaactgcgacctggccaagataaagcaaagcagtgcgacaataAACAACACAAGTgggataaacaagcgtacagtcaataacacaatagaaaaatctatatacaatgtgtgcaaatggagtaaggaggtaaggtaataaataggccatagtgcgaagtatttacaattcagcaaattaacactggagtgatagatgtgcagatgatgatgggcaagtagaaatactggtgtgcaaaagagcaacaacaaggtaggtagttggatgggctatttaccggTTGTCCTTTGTACAGCTgaagcgatcggtaagctgctcagatagctgatacttaaagttagtgagggagataagtttccagcttcagtgattttttcaattcgttccagtcattggcagcagagcatTGGACGGAAATGCagccaaagggggtgttggctttggggatgaccagtgagatatacctgctggagcgcgtgctacgggtgggtgttgttatagtgaccagtgagctgagataagaaagagctttatctagcaaagacttgtagatgacctggagccagtgggtctggtgacgaatatgtagtgagggccagctaatgagagcatacatgtcgcagtggtgggtggtatatggggctttggtgacaaaacggatggcactgtgatagactgcatccaaattgctgagtagagtgttggaggctattctgtaaatgacatcgctgaagtcgaggatcggtaggatagtcagttttacaagagtacgtttggcagcgtgagtgaaggacgcattgttgcgaaataggatgccgattctatatttatttttggattggagatgcttaatatgagtctggaaggagagtttgcagtctagccagacacctaggtatttatagttgtccacatattgtaAGTCGTGCAGGCGGGTGctggcagcgatcagttgaagagcatgcatttagttttactagcgttaaagagcagttggaggccacggaaggagtgttgtaattGCATttaagctcgtttggaggtttgttaacacagtgtccaaagaagggccagatgtatacagaatggtgtcgtctgcgtagaggtggatcaaggaatcacccgcagcaagagcaacatcattgatatatacagagcaAAGAGTCtgcctgagaatttaaccctgtggtacccccatagagactgccagaggtccggacaacagaccctccaatttggcacactgaactctgagaaatagttggtgaaccaggcgaggcagtcactTGAGAAACCAAGTCTGCCGAAAAGAAtactgtgattgacagagttgaaagccttggctaggtcgatgaagacggctgcacagtactgtcttttatcgatggtggttatgatatcgtttagtaccttgagcgtggctgaggtaaacccatgaccagctcagaaaccggattgcacagcggagaaggtgggattcgaaatggtcagtgatctgtttgttaaattGGCTTTTGAAGACATTTAAGAAAGGCAGGTCAGgatggatatacagttgaagtcggaagtttatatacacagGCTGGAGTCagtaaaactcgtttttcaaccactccacaaatttcttgttaacaaactatagttttggcaagttggtacaaaagtatctatattcacagtaaatgagtcctatatcgacataacctgaaagcccgctcagcaaggaagaagccactgctccaaaactgtcataaaaaagccagactacggtttgcaactgcacatggggacaaagataatactttttggagaaatataactgtttggccataatgaccattgttacgtTTGGAGGACAAGGAGGgacacttgcaagccgaagaacaccatcccaatcgtgaagcaccggggtggcagcatcatgttgtggtggcagcatcatgttgtggtggtgctt from Oncorhynchus kisutch isolate 150728-3 linkage group LG28, Okis_V2, whole genome shotgun sequence encodes:
- the LOC109873101 gene encoding vacuolar protein sorting-associated protein 37D isoform X1 yields the protein MNTMSNFKDTNSIPDGYRALNTSELQELLQDEEKMDQIVRLNEKFQELQVDREILLTSNRSLAEESLARRPLLNNGKLQLAEKYRDLTNLATACWEKQSRLEADIQKHSLQTAQNLLQEDVVRAEEQSEDLLEKFMEGNVPLEGFLDSFQSSRKSYHIRRAQAEKIQELNRAKRNSSKPKKPEDKMRDEKPEPQRTNGFMAQGPPRVFQLRYGLTPAILLPHFPLPSSSTTPPSALTHTSLPPLDSQPGQTQILSPSAPLSGHGHPVNLRVIGQLPGGWSTRPMRLQQLYRPAPHQPEPPYR
- the LOC109873101 gene encoding vacuolar protein sorting-associated protein 37D isoform X2, whose protein sequence is MSSLEERLCESMRQYENLYNPSMRLYSDKPAKVNSWREISRNLNTDTDIKETCRRFGTEADIQKHSLQTAQNLLQEDVVRAEEQSEDLLEKFMEGNVPLEGFLDSFQSSRKSYHIRRAQAEKIQELNRAKRNSSKPKKPEDKMRDEKPEPQRTNGFMAQGPPRVFQLRYGLTPAILLPHFPLPSSSTTPPSALTHTSLPPLDSQPGQTQILSPSAPLSGHGHPVNLRVIGQLPGGWSTRPMRLQQLYRPAPHQPEPPYR